A section of the Cuniculiplasma divulgatum genome encodes:
- a CDS encoding [LysW]-aminoadipate/[LysW]-glutamate kinase, whose amino-acid sequence MVTVVKVGGSIASSGVPDSLIKEIAYYENDRIVLVHGGGPAVTDLTMRLGIEPRFVTSPDGVRSRYTDAQTMEVFLMAMKGRINTDIVLALRKYGRNSVGITGIDAGLMVAERKSRLKILSGNGRPMFVDGGYTGRITEVNSAFLNGLMDLGQLPVIAPIAVSKDGEALNVDGDRAAAAIAGSLKADLLVLLTNVTGVMREDSLVPHIAGTELDEAIRGVGNGMDKKLIAAREALASGAGRVVISSGSISNPLENAVQGKMKTVIEK is encoded by the coding sequence ATGGTCACAGTGGTGAAGGTTGGTGGAAGCATTGCCAGCAGCGGAGTTCCAGATTCTCTCATAAAGGAAATTGCATATTATGAGAATGACCGGATTGTTCTTGTCCATGGCGGTGGGCCGGCGGTAACTGACCTGACCATGAGGCTTGGCATTGAACCCAGATTTGTCACATCTCCTGACGGAGTAAGGAGCAGGTATACGGATGCACAAACAATGGAGGTCTTTCTTATGGCGATGAAAGGCAGGATAAACACCGATATTGTTCTTGCCCTGAGAAAATACGGCAGAAATTCGGTGGGCATCACCGGTATCGATGCAGGATTGATGGTTGCTGAACGCAAGAGCCGATTGAAGATACTGAGCGGGAACGGGCGTCCCATGTTTGTAGATGGTGGCTACACAGGGAGGATAACAGAGGTCAATTCGGCCTTCCTGAATGGCCTTATGGATCTTGGCCAGTTGCCGGTCATAGCTCCAATAGCAGTCAGCAAAGACGGGGAGGCGCTCAATGTCGATGGAGACAGGGCTGCGGCGGCAATAGCAGGTTCTCTGAAGGCGGATCTGCTTGTTCTTTTGACAAATGTTACTGGTGTGATGCGTGAAGATTCACTGGTTCCGCATATTGCAGGGACGGAACTGGATGAAGCCATACGGGGTGTGGGAAACGGAATGGATAAGAAACTGATTGCAGCAAGGGAGGCACTGGCCAGTGGAGCCGGAAGGGTCGTCATCAGTTCCGGTTCCATATCAAACCCGCTTGAAAATGCAGTTCAGGGAAAAATGAAAACGGTGATTGAAAAATGA